A window from Oceanithermus desulfurans encodes these proteins:
- a CDS encoding DUF1999 family protein, translating to MHFRFLEEPDFAELQALERRVFPDRPDAFYRTAPAALRFYARSGHSFVASGGDRILGFVLAQAVWQGDRATVLATRIAAESTEVYAGLLRALVKSAYDANAYEVALLAEPGERPELDRALAEVQLADRGRRLHTRVLGGRGARGETGGVLE from the coding sequence ATGCACTTTCGCTTCCTCGAAGAACCCGACTTCGCCGAGCTGCAGGCGCTTGAGCGCCGGGTCTTTCCCGACCGCCCCGACGCCTTCTACCGCACCGCCCCCGCCGCGCTGCGCTTCTACGCCCGCAGCGGACACAGCTTCGTCGCCTCGGGAGGGGACCGGATCCTGGGCTTCGTCCTCGCGCAGGCCGTCTGGCAGGGCGACCGCGCCACCGTGCTGGCCACCCGCATCGCCGCCGAGAGCACCGAGGTCTACGCGGGCCTGCTGCGGGCGCTGGTGAAGTCGGCCTACGACGCGAACGCCTACGAGGTGGCCCTCCTGGCCGAACCCGGCGAACGCCCCGAGCTCGACCGCGCGCTCGCCGAAGTCCAGCTCGCCGACCGCGGCCGCCGCCTCCACACCCGGGTGCTGGGCGGGCGCGGAGCGCGGGGCGAGACCGGGGGCGTCCTGGAGTAG
- a CDS encoding heavy-metal-associated domain-containing protein has protein sequence MMNRIMLGIQGVQSDDQMKKVVAALARQKGVLKTEVQQLGQVTVEYDPHRLTVMDLIRAVREEGFLAGML, from the coding sequence ATGATGAACCGGATCATGCTGGGCATTCAAGGGGTGCAGAGCGACGACCAGATGAAGAAGGTGGTGGCCGCGCTGGCGCGCCAGAAAGGCGTGCTCAAGACCGAGGTGCAGCAGCTGGGCCAGGTCACGGTCGAGTACGACCCCCACCGCCTCACCGTCATGGACCTGATCCGCGCCGTGCGCGAAGAGGGCTTTCTGGCCGGCATGCTATAG